A genomic stretch from Nitrospirota bacterium includes:
- a CDS encoding TetR/AcrR family transcriptional regulator → MLKKNRREEILTAAITIFSQKGYHDTTIADLIEKAGIARGTFYLYFENKRQIFDSILDNLLLEIDRCIRTIKIGETGPEKTDPLDQLRANLTRLFTLFIENPELSRILLRHATGLDEESDQKLTEFYSNLALKIEEALRLGTKMNLIRECDPRITSYCILGSIREVIEHITLTRRDTSEIDTIIEEVLGFGLYGLMNPGLLE, encoded by the coding sequence ATGCTTAAAAAAAACCGCAGGGAAGAGATTCTAACCGCTGCAATCACCATATTTTCACAAAAGGGTTACCACGACACAACCATTGCAGACCTTATAGAAAAGGCGGGGATAGCACGCGGCACTTTCTACCTCTATTTTGAAAACAAGCGTCAGATATTTGATAGCATACTGGACAACCTCCTGCTTGAGATTGACCGGTGCATCAGGACAATTAAAATTGGAGAAACAGGTCCCGAAAAGACAGACCCTTTAGACCAGCTTAGGGCAAACCTCACCCGCCTTTTTACCCTGTTCATAGAGAACCCTGAACTTAGCAGGATTTTATTGCGTCATGCCACCGGCCTTGATGAAGAATCAGATCAGAAACTCACGGAATTTTATTCAAACCTCGCATTGAAAATAGAAGAGGCACTGAGGCTGGGCACAAAGATGAACCTCATCCGCGAATGTGACCCCCGCATCACCTCTTATTGTATCCTTGGCAGTATCAGAGAGGTCATTGAACACATCACCTTAACCCGGCGTGACACATCAGAGATAGATACTATAATTGAAGAGGTGCTTGGCTTCGGCCTGTACGGCCTGATGAATCCGGGGCTGTTAGAGTAA
- a CDS encoding TldD/PmbA family protein — translation MDISIDTAQQLLEKAKRRGATDGDIILLEGRTSSVIIRLSEIEKITDSNYKALGLRLFFGKSSAITSTSDLSPENLERLLEDTCRIAKLTAKDDYAGLPAAQTNTAIKETAPPLIYDEHVHDLSVEEMIRLAKEAEAASMNFDKRITNSEGGYCSKRYSRLIYAGTNGSAGIYESSMFSLSATPIASQDGSMQRDSWYSSKRKYSQLESPVSIGELAARRTVRRLGGKKINTCQAPVVFDSETASDLIGSLCSAISGYSIYKGSSFLVGMLNKQIASVNITIYDDGTIPWGLGSKPFDGEGTATGKTAIIENGVLKSYLLDSYSARKLNLTTTGNASRGAGSPPVVSPTNFYLTPGDSSPADIIKSVDSGLYVTELIGFGFNPVTGDYSRGAVGIRIENGELTYPVEEITIAGNLKDMLMQIEMVGNDLDLRQKVCAPTIKIGRLTIAGN, via the coding sequence ATGGATATTTCAATAGATACTGCACAGCAGTTGCTGGAGAAGGCTAAGAGGAGAGGGGCAACGGATGGGGATATTATTTTATTGGAAGGGAGGACTTCTTCTGTTATAATCCGCCTCTCTGAGATAGAGAAGATTACAGACTCCAACTATAAGGCACTCGGACTAAGACTCTTTTTCGGGAAGAGCAGTGCTATTACATCTACCTCTGATCTGTCCCCTGAAAATTTAGAGAGGTTGCTGGAAGATACCTGCAGGATTGCAAAACTGACTGCAAAAGATGATTACGCAGGTCTCCCGGCTGCTCAAACTAATACAGCTATTAAAGAAACAGCTCCCCCCCTTATCTATGATGAACATGTTCATGATTTATCTGTGGAAGAGATGATACGGCTTGCAAAAGAGGCAGAGGCCGCGTCTATGAACTTCGATAAAAGGATAACCAATTCAGAGGGTGGATACTGTAGTAAAAGATATTCACGCCTTATATATGCAGGCACAAACGGGTCAGCCGGAATTTATGAGTCATCAATGTTCAGCCTGTCTGCAACACCAATCGCATCTCAGGACGGTTCTATGCAGAGAGATTCATGGTACTCATCAAAGAGGAAGTATTCTCAGTTGGAAAGTCCGGTCAGTATCGGAGAACTTGCAGCAAGGAGGACGGTAAGACGTCTTGGGGGAAAGAAGATAAATACGTGTCAGGCGCCTGTAGTGTTTGACTCAGAGACCGCCTCAGACCTTATCGGCAGTTTATGTTCGGCAATATCAGGATACTCGATATACAAGGGATCTTCATTCCTTGTCGGGATGTTGAATAAGCAGATAGCCTCCGTTAACATAACAATTTATGATGACGGCACAATCCCATGGGGCTTAGGCTCCAAGCCATTTGATGGAGAAGGTACTGCTACAGGTAAAACCGCTATTATTGAAAATGGTGTCTTAAAAAGCTATCTGTTGGATTCCTACTCTGCAAGAAAATTAAATCTTACGACAACGGGAAATGCCTCACGAGGTGCCGGTTCGCCGCCTGTAGTATCTCCGACCAATTTCTATTTAACGCCCGGAGACTCCTCCCCTGCTGACATTATAAAATCCGTAGACTCCGGCCTGTACGTAACAGAGTTGATCGGCTTCGGATTTAATCCTGTAACCGGAGACTATTCCAGAGGTGCTGTAGGTATCCGGATTGAAAACGGAGAACTGACATACCCGGTTGAAGAGATTACAATTGCAGGCAATCTTAAAGACATGCTTATGCAGATAGAGATGGTAGGGAATGACCTTGATTTAAGACAAAAAGTTTGTGCCCCTACTATCAAGATAGGAAGACTCACCATCGCAGGCAATTAA